A single Megachile rotundata isolate GNS110a chromosome 9, iyMegRotu1, whole genome shotgun sequence DNA region contains:
- the LOC100876652 gene encoding glyoxylate reductase/hydroxypyruvate reductase-like yields MRPRVLVTSNDVPSAGVDLLRTKCDVTVIQAITPSREDVLQVLPGHDAVFIAKHDNVNSEFLNIAGPSLKVVATMSAGYDHLDVPEIKRRGIKVGNTPVVLSAAVAEIAVLLTLNAARRAHEGRLKLEQGQVEHNLQWMLGQDLQGSIVGIVGLGSIGQAIVKRLKGFDVGRFVYTGHSRKKAGDELGAHFVSLDELLEQSDFVIVATPLTNETRGMFNDNTFGKMKKTAVFVNVGRGKVVNTEALVKALRDKRIFAAGLDVTDPEPLPTDHELLKLPNAVIIPHLGSATVKTRNNMAIAAAQNILNGLEDKPLVYAL; encoded by the exons ATGAGACCACGTGTATTAGTCACCAGTAACGATGTGCCTTCTGCTGGCGTAGATTTATTACGTACAAA ATGCGACGTCACGGTCATTCAGGCTATTACTCCTAGTCGCGAAGACGTGTTACAAGTACTCCCAGGACATGATGCGGTATTTATTGCTAAACACGATAATGTAAACAGTGAATTTCTTAATATCGCAG GACCAAGCCTAAAAGTAGTTGCGACAATGTCAGCCGGTTATGATCATTTGGACGTTCCCGAAATTAAAAGAAGAGGTATCAAAGTCGGTAATACACCTGTAGTTTTATCAGCCGCAGTCGCAGAAATTGCAGTACTCTTGACGTTAAACGCTGCAAGACGTGCACATGAAGGACGTTTGAAACTCGAACA AGGACAAGTGGAACACAATTTGCAATGGATGTTAGGTCAAGATTTACAAGGATCGATAGTTGGCATTGTTGGTTTAGGCAGTATCGGACAGGCTATTGTCAAACGATTGAAAGGATTCGACGTGGGTCGTTTTGTTTATACTGGTCATTCTCGTAAGAAAGCAg GAGACGAACTTGGCGCCCATTTTGTATCACTCGACGAGCTCCTCGAACAAAGTGATTTCGTGATCGTCGCTACTCCGCTAACAAATGAGACCAGAGGAATGTTTAATGATAATACGTTTGGTAAAATGAAGAAAACAGCAGTGTTTGTAAATGTTGGTCGTGGAAAAGTTGTAAATACGGAAGCTTTGGTTAAAGCGCTTCGTGATAAGCGTATTTTTGCGGCGGGACTCGATGTCACTGACCCAGAACCATTGCCTACTGACCACGAACTTCTTAAACTTCCGAATGCTG TGATCATACCACACTTGGGCAGCGCTACCGTGAAAACTAGGAATAACATGGCAATTGCTGCAGCACAAAATATTCTCAATGGATTGGAGGATAAGCCGTTGGTGTATGCGTTATAA
- the LOC100876763 gene encoding glyoxylate reductase/hydroxypyruvate reductase-like: FRKCRGQVENNLQWMLGQELQGSIVGIVGLGNIGQAIVKRLKGFDVGRFVYTDYCRMKAGICTFIITNTAKHHFPIFYEFPFKHMYCSQKLIGAHFVSLDELLEQSDLVIVATPLTNETRGMFNDNAFSKMKKTAVFVNIGCGEVVNTKALVKALRSNSIFAAGLDITDPEPLSSDHQLLKLPNVGQYH; this comes from the exons TTCCGTAAATGCAGAGGTCAAGTGGAAAACAATTTGCAATGGATGTTAGGTCAAGAATTACAAGGGTCAATAGTTGGTATTGTTGGCTTGGGCAATATCGGGCAAGCTATTGTCAAGCGATTGAAAGGATTCGACGTGGGTCGTTTTGTTTATACTGATTATTGTCGTATGAAGGCaggtatatgtacatttataattaCGAATACTGCTAAGCACCACTTTCCCATTTTTTACGAGTTCCCCTTTAAACATATGTACTGTTCTCAAAAACTCA TTGGCGCCCATTTTGTATCACTTGACGAGCTCCTCGAGCAAAGCGACCTCGTAATAGTGGCTACACCACTAACGAATGAAACCAGAGGAATGTTTAATGACAATGCATTTAGTAAAATGAAGAAAACAGCAGTATTCGTAAACATCGGTTGTGGAGAAGTTGTAAATACGAAAGCTTTGGTTAAAGCACTTCGTAGTAACAGTATTTTTGCGGCGGGACTCGATATCACTGACCCCGAACCATTGTCTTCTGACCACCAACTTCTTAAACTTCCTAACGTTGGTCAGTATcattaa